In the Acidimicrobiia bacterium genome, TGGTCAACGATGAACTGGATCGAGTAGTTGACGAGATCGTGCATATAATCAGGTCTCCCTCGCACTGAATGGAGCTATGAATACCCCTCCCCCCATGGAAACCGCGCTCGAATTGACGGGCGGGCGTTTCAGTCTCGTAGTGCTCGCGGCACGGCGGGCGCGCCAGATCAATGCATATTTCAATGAATTGGGCGGAGGTATTGGCCACTACGTGCCTCCGCAGGTCCATTCGTTGAGCCGCAAGCCGCTAACCATCGCCTTCGAAGAGATTGCCGAGCAGAAGGTCACTGCAGCCATTCTCGAAGACACCGA is a window encoding:
- the rpoZ gene encoding DNA-directed RNA polymerase subunit omega, whose product is MNTPPPMETALELTGGRFSLVVLAARRARQINAYFNELGGGIGHYVPPQVHSLSRKPLTIAFEEIAEQKVTAAILEDTE